gatttcttgactgctgcttccatgggcattgattgtggatccaagtaaaataaaatcctggacaacttcagttttttctctgcttttcatgatgttgcttattggttcagttgtgaggatttttgttttctttatattcaggTGTAATCCGTATGAAGGCtgacatctttgatcttcatcagtaagtgcttcaagtccttttcactttcagcaagcagggttgtgtcatctgcatattgcaggttaataagtctttctccaatcctgatgctgtgttcttcatatagtccagcttctcagattatttgcttaacatatGGATCggatagatatggtgaaaggatacagccctgacacacacctttcctgactttaaaccagtcagcatccccttgttttttgggaacaactgcctcttggtctatgtacagattctgcatgagcacaatgaattgttctggaattctcattcttcacagtgttatccataatttgcgaTGATTTtacgatccacagagtcaaatgcctttgcataggcaataatatgtaagtaaacatctttctggtattctctgctttcagccaagacccatctgacatcaacaatgatatcccttgttccatgttttctgaatcaggcttgaatttctggcagttcctgtcgatgtattgctgcaaccattttttaatgatcttcagcaaaattttacgtgtgtgtgatattaatgatattgttcgataatttctgcattccattggatcacctttctttggaatgggcacaaatatggatctcttccagtcagttggccaagtagctgtctttcaaatttcgtGGCATAGACAAGCGAATACTTCGTGTGCTGCATCCGCTGAGATGTTGAAGCATCTctgttggtattctatcaattcctggagactttccctaatgccttcagtgcagcgtggacttcttccttcagcaccatcgggtCATGATCAATATACTACCTTCTGAAGCGGTTGAACgtttaccaattctttttggtacagtgactctctgtatgccttccatcttcttttgaagcttcctgtgttctatattttgcccatagaatcctttaatattgccgctcgaggcttgaattttttcttcagttctttcaccttgagaaatgctgagcatgttcttctcttttgattttctaactctaggtctttgcacatttggtTATAATCCTTTGGCtattcaagctgccctttgaaatattctgttcagctctttttcatgatcatttcttccatttgctttagctacttggcatcgaagagcaagtttcagagtcttagaaagtctaacatccattttggtctttctttcctgtcttttaatgaccttttgctttcttcatgtatgatgtccttgatgtcatcccataacttgtctcatcttcagtcatcagtgttcagtgtgtcaaatctatacttgagatggtctctaaattcatgtgggatacaCTGAATCTATAACACCTGGTAATCTCTTGATCTCGGTGCCCAGATCCATTAAATCACAAGGTCGCAGGTAAGAGCCAGGCAGCAGTATTATTTATGGATCCCAGGTCAATCCCATGTGTAGCAAAGCTTGGGAACCACTGTCTTAGATGCAATTTTGTTCAGgctgatttctaattttttttttttatcgtaacAACCTTTTCTCTTCATTTACTGTACAGTGTGGTTTTGTTTAGGTTAAATTGAATGAAAATTAAGAAATTTGGGGAAATTCTAAAAATACCTATTGAAAGAAGGACAGAAGACATTACAGCCTTAGACGGAAGGTTGAAAGACTGGGGGGAAAATGCTCAGGGgcaaactggggaaaaaaaggctATTTAAAATGCGATTATAGACATACCACAATACTGTGTCCTATATTTGTGGTGAAACCTTCTGGGCACACATTTATTTATCTCGAAGTTTATTTAGGGGATAGATCACATATAGGTGACTCTTCTGGTATGCAACAAAAAGCTGCCAAGCATGGCCCAGAGAGAGGCAACCAGCTGGAGTTCCTTGCCCATAGGGCTCTGTGTACAATTATGGCAATGGAGATATTTACCTTCTACTTAATATGATTGCAGAGAGGAAATCTTTTTCAAATCAGGCTTTCATGGCGTGTCCATGTTTTGGGGGGATTGCCACATTGCCAGGTGTTTTGAGAAATGTTGTCTCTTCTCAGCAGGAGACTGAGCTTCAGTAACCAGATTCATACAAGCGTGACTTATAAACCCGAGTGCTATTGTAGTTGTTCGATGCAGCAGATGAGGCTTACCCTTAAACTAACCTGTGCctccttcagtgttctgaaaTCCAGGAGTCCTCCTTGAGCCCCCCTCTCCCCAAGCAGTCCCCATACCCGGTTTTACCTTGTAAACATCTCTATCTGCTTCTAAGTTGTTCTCTATTTAGCAGAAAGAATGGTCATTTCTTTAAATATACTTAATAATGGTCTTTTAAATACACAAATACAATTAAGCCTTTAGGATAAAGTTCAAAGTCATGGCCATAGCCCTACATGgtctctccctccctaccctacCCCTCTTGTTTCTGTCAGCTCCTTGGCGCCCTGCTCTTTGCCTAGGTCAGTGATTCTCAACTAGCACgcctgccttttttcctttttagtgaCAACGGCTTTGTAATATTGCCTTTATTATCCTGACATGTAAGTCATAGGAAATATACTTGACCTAAAAACACACGTAATTTTACAAATAAACTGAAAGTGAACTAAATTCAATATAACAGGGAAATAAAGGGTATGCAGAAGTCAGGTGCTGACATCTGCGCCTAGTGAATAAACGTGTACTTCAAAGAAGGTGGAAACTCAAGCTGTTTTGCTCAATTGGGAAAATCAAAAAGTAGGGATACGAGCGGACATTAGAATAAAAACCAGTGATGCAATAATTTATTTGCATGGGATAATACTTATTTTTATATGATAAATGAACGAAACAACCTTACTTGAAATAAAGGTAATATGCAAGAAAATGTATAGACTGTCGAAGCGGAGAACGCGTGGAGCTCTGATGTTCTTGCAGGCGAGTTACTAGTCATACAAGAATGTCCAGCAAGACATTCCAGATTCGTATAGGGTACAGAATCACTCTTTATGATTATTGCAAGATGTTCAGCAATCCATATTGGCTCCCCCACATTAAATGCCAGGGCACCCCCCTCCCCATCACGGTGGCAACCACAAATCCCAGCAGACCTATTGGTCCTTTTTAGAAAATAGATATTTTTTTGACATTCTCTCGCTGTCCTGTGATAATTCATAGGTGATATAATCTATTTACACACAAAAATCCATTTAATGCCCAAGGTCTATTACAACAGAGAAGTCAAGGAAAGGAATTTGTAATGACAGTTGTATAAATTTCAGTATGTAAATGCTCAGGTATGACTATGCTGTAAAACATCATGGAATAGCCATATGTTTACCCCAGTTGTAATGAACAGGATTGCATTTAAGAGTCGATAAGAGGCTGCCCTATTAAGAAGTATAGGAAAGTGAAAGATTGAAGACTAGAAGAGAATCCAGTATCAGGGTACGTCATAACACCATATACCTTATCTGTCTATGGTAAGGGAAAGTGCGAAATTAACCTTAACTGAAATAAGGATAACAGGACAAGCCAGATTATCCTGATGGCTTATATCCTCTCAGACGAGCTGCAGGTCCTACGTAGATGTCCTGGCAGACGTTCGAAAGTCGTACGGGGTGCGGGACAGTTCTTCCTTGTGTGGGAACAGCCCACATGCAGCAGGACATCTGTTACCCCTGGCTGCATCCACTCAATGCCAGTAATGGCCCCCATGATTGTGAAACCAGCAATATGCCCATCAGTTTCCAAACTACACAGGTGGGAACCACTGACCTAGTTAATACCTAAGTTAATCTTTTAACtagttgccatttagttgattctgactcatggcgacccatgggtgtcagagtagaacggtgcttcCAGTTAGCACGCAAGTGCatcaactgtttgcatcacccagggactcctgtggcATCCTTAGCTTAACTGTTATTTCCATAGGGAgcccctcggtggtgcaaatggttaactcgaTGATCTAgtggaaaggctggaggtttgaatccacccagaggcaccttggaatctACTGAAAGGGTTGAAAACTGGAGCATAGTTTTGctgggacacacatggggtcgccatgatgccaactcaatggcaactagtttggtattttcttttttttggttttacttccATGAGGTCTCTAGGTTTCAGATCCTTGTCTCCCAAACCGcaggttttttaaatattttgcgccttgctttgttcatttttagCATTTATGTAACACGAATTGTCTGCTTTCTGCCTTAGAATGTAAGCCCCATGTGGGCAGAGTCTAGGTCTGGCCACACCCAAAGCCTACCCAAATTTGGTGCCTGATTCTCTGTGTGTCCTACAAATTTTGTGGACTAAATTAAGTGCAACTGTTTATATTTCAATAGTTGTATTTCCTCTTGTTCCTCTTCAAGCTTAATTTCAGATCGTTTAATAAAAAGGAATTCATACCAACTTTGCTCTGCTGCCTTTATTTGCTCTCCTAGGTATCTCCAAAAAGATAATTGACCACAGACTCCAGTTAATTGAGTGGGGGATAGATAATGTGTTTTGCCCCTTCTAGTTTTCTGTTccagtggagtcctggtggtgcagtggttaaagcactcagctgctaactataaGGTCACTGGCTCAGCTGCTGTtggacaggagaaagatgtggtcctctgcttctgtaaagattacagccttggaagccctgagggagcagttctactctgtcctgtagggttgctatgagtgagtttggtttttggttttcccttCCAGGGCTCCCTGACCAGGGAGCAGCAGCCTTTATTTAGCACACTGCAGGGCAAGGCAGGATGGGGGGATGAAGCTGCAGCTGGTGTCTTAGTCGCCCAGTGCTGCTATGAgaaaaatacaagtgggtggctttaaagcacagaagcttattttctcatggttatggaggctaaaagtccaaagcaGGGTCTCAAGCCATGTTGATTCCCACCATTAAAATCCCTAAAAGCAGGTGCTCATCCTGAAGGGTGCCTAGCACAGAGCAGGTGTCCCTGCCTGGCTTGGTGTCTTGGGGTGAAAGCCCCTCCCTGGCGACTCAGTGTTGGAGGGACCCCACCGTCCCTGCCTGGTCCCATGTCCGAGGGTACTCCACTGTCCCTGCCTGACTCTGGGTGGGTGGACCCCACCATTCCTGCCTGGCCCCATGGCTGGGGGTACCACACTGTCCCTGTCTAACTGTGAAGGGGTGGACATCACTGTCCCTGACTGTGCGGGTTGGCCCCCACTGTCCCTGTCTGAGTCCGTGTGTGGGTGGCCCCCGCCTTCCCTGTCTGACTGTAGGAGTGGGCCCCACCGCCCCTCTCTGACTCTGTGCAGGGCTGGACCCCAATGTCCCTGCCCGACTCCGTGTGGGGTGGCCCCGCCGTGTCCGCGGGGCCCCGTATGGGGGTACCCACTGTCCCCGCCAGCTCCGTGTGGGGAGGCCCCGGCCCCCCTCACCGAGAGCCAGGCCACCGCCCCGCGCCCCTCCTTCGCAGGCGGGTCCCTCCGCTGGCGGCCCTGGTGGGGAGGAGCCTGCGCGCTCGATTGGAGTCGGTGGGCCTAGCGGGCGGCATGGCGGAGCCCACGCTGTGCTCCTTCCTCACCAAGGTGCTGTGCGCGCACGGCGGCCGCATGTTCCTGCGCGACCTCCGCGCGCACGTGGAGCTGTCGGAGGCGCAGCTGCGCGCGGTGCTGCGAGCGGCTGGGCCCGAGCGCTTCTTGCTGCAGGACGTGGCGGGGCCCGAGGGCCTCCTGCTGCAGGACGTGGCCGGACCCGAGGGCCTCGGCGGCGACGACGCGGCCGCGGCCTGCAGGGTGGTGGCCGTGTCCGCCGCGCGCCTCTGCGCCCGCTACCAGCGCGGCGAGTGCCCAGCCTGCGACCAGCTGCACCTCTGCCGCCGCCACATGCTGGGCAAGTGCCCGCACCGCGACTGCTGGTGAGCGGGGAACGTGGACCTGCGCAAGGGGAACTGGCCACTCGGAGGGGTCTGGGGGGATCTCCGCGTCCGCCACCCTTGCAGGTCCGGGGAAGCCTTCCCTGCCTCCCAGGTCCGCTGCGGAAGGAGGGGCATGGCCTCCCCTTCTGGATTTTGTAACCGCCCCTGCCCTGGGGCCCCCACTACAGGGCCGGGTTAATCGGGAGTGGAACTCTGCGTTCCTTTATGCCAGAGGCCTTTTTGGGGGCATTTTGGGGACCCGAGGGGAGCCGTGGCCCCTGTTCCCAGAAACCGCCCATTCCCCTGTAACCGCAGAGCTGGCCTGTGGCTGCGGGTTTGGGAACCTCGAGCTAGTCTCATCCCGAGAAAGTGGAGACGTTAGGGCAGGGGGGCCAGAGGAGGTTGGGTCTGGTGGCTTCTGGAGCTGGGGTTGTCTATTGGACACGCCACACCGCAGCGACTTCCTTTGTTGTTGTGTAGCCCCCAGGGCGGAGGTGGTGAGCTGTGGGTGTGGTAGCTCTTGGGGTGGAGAAGGCCAAGGGCAGCCCCTGCGGTGTCCACCTGAGGTCAAGGTAGGGTGGGGGGGACGGGTGCCCTTAACTTTAAAGCGTCCTCATTTAAAATGGAGGGAGTTGCTTCAACAcggcttctttgttgttgttgctgtgagtggattgcgactcacagtgaccccatgtgtgcagagtagaactgcttcatggtattttaaagactgtgaccttttggaggtggaTTGCCAGTCCTTTATTCCGAGGCACTTGGGAGTTTTTCAAACCGCCAGTCTTTCTaccagtagccaagtgcttaactgtttgcaccttcCAGGGTGTTTAATAAAAGGCTGTAGTATCTGTGGGTTCACAGAAAATGTCAGTTGGAAACTGCCCTAGGCATGAAGTTTGACAGACTGGCCCCTTCATCCGGGCCTCTGAAGAAGAGCTTTGTCTTCTCCCAGGTCTACCTGTACCCTTTCCCATGATATCCACACACCTGGCAACATTCAAGTCCTGAAAAACCACGGGCTTTTTGGCCTCAATGAGACCCAGCTTCGGATCCTGCTTCTGCAGAACGACCCCTGCCTTTTACCAGAGGTGAGTTGCCAAGGAGCCCCTTCGGGTGAGGTGAGAGAGAACAAGATTCAGCCCACAGAGGACAGCCTGAGGTGTGTGGGTGGGGCCACAGCACCATGCTGACCTTTGTGGAGTCTCTTTATTGGGCTTTGATGAATAGGCAGTGATGGGCCTGTGTGGTGTAGAAATAATAACagtgacttttgttttttttagtgctCCTTACTGAATGCTAAGCATTTcacacatcttaaaaaaaaaagttgccctcaaatcgacttatggcgaccccatgtgtgtcagggtggaactgtgatccacagggctttcagtggctgatttttcagacattgattgccaggccttttatcCACTGTGCcggtgggtggattcgaacctccaaccttttggttagcagttatgtGCATTAACGGTTTACACTATCCAGGGACTGAGCATATACCTTAGCTCATTAATAGCCTGTGATTTAAACCTGCCCCCCTTTTACTGGTGAGGAAAAAAAGgcttagagagattaaataatGATATAAACCTCCCCCCCCCTTTCTTTTTTGCCACAGTTGtacaattatttttttctcatttacttttttttggcTTTAGATACTTAATGGCTTTAAACAGCATGTTTAGTTCCATATGCCTAAAAAGCACCCATTCAAATTGCAATAATGGTGAAATTAGtatgtttgtttctgtttagaTATTATAcacaaaggctttttttt
This Loxodonta africana isolate mLoxAfr1 chromosome 8, mLoxAfr1.hap2, whole genome shotgun sequence DNA region includes the following protein-coding sequences:
- the ZC3HAV1L gene encoding zinc finger CCCH-type antiviral protein 1-like, whose translation is MAEPTLCSFLTKVLCAHGGRMFLRDLRAHVELSEAQLRAVLRAAGPERFLLQDVAGPEGLLLQDVAGPEGLGGDDAAAACRVVAVSAARLCARYQRGECPACDQLHLCRRHMLGKCPHRDCWSTCTLSHDIHTPGNIQVLKNHGLFGLNETQLRILLLQNDPCLLPEVCLLYNKGEALHGYCSLKDKCNKFHVCKAFVRGECRLQQCKRSHQLIHANALQMIEDQGLNLPSVVNFQIVATYKHMKLHNMFENPDGSAAVAAAAERTQGPEKRGARPAGVTEASPPFSVPAAKEPGPSKR